A single Capricornis sumatraensis isolate serow.1 chromosome 20, serow.2, whole genome shotgun sequence DNA region contains:
- the ZNF19 gene encoding zinc finger protein 19, with amino-acid sequence MAVMPLKVWQQEVVTFEDVAVYFTRTEWAGLSPAQRALYRSVMLEIYGNLTSLGYPVPKPALVSLLERGDLPVGLETQDNPPAQGTRDIYKNARTHMDSELTPTWGISEERDIMMSHGPQKNVLNKSSFLETCELEQHQEIPTVKNIRRKVLRIHYDRKPFRCEECGKCFSYFSYYVRHQRIHTGEKPFECNECGKAFNGNSSLIRHQRIHTGEKPYQCEECGRAFNDNANLVRHQRIHSGDRPYLCRECGNGFTSSSEFVIHQRIHTGEKPYECNECGKAFVGNSPLLRHQKIHTGEKPYECNECGKSFGRTSHLSQHQRIHTGEKPYSCKICGQAFNFHTKLTRHQRVHSEVKPFDCICCEKVFSTQAQLKRHRRIHIQETSCDECGKVFTSKRNLLQHQRVHTRKKPCEYVKYEKTFRTSSQLDCVHPGEKPVLDVGCFGLPEFFTPFYW; translated from the exons ATGGCTGTCATGCCCCTGAAAGTCTGGCAGCAG GAGGTGGTGACCTTTGAGGATGTGGCTGTTTACTTCACCCGGACAGAATGGGCTGGCCTTTCTCCTGCACAGAGGGCCCTGTACAGAAGTGTGATGCTGGAGATCTATGGGAACTTGACATCCCTGG GATACCCAGTTCCCAAACCTGCGTTAGTCTCACTTCTAGAGAGAGGGGATTTGCCTGTAGGCCTGGAGACACAGGATAATCCTCCTGCACAGGGGACCAGAGACATCTATAAAA ATGCCAGGACCCACATGGACAGTGAGTTAACACCAACATGGGGAATTTCTGAAGAAAGAGACATCATGATGTCACATGGGCCACAGAAGAATGTTCTTAACAAAAGCAGCTTCCTAGAAACATGTGAACTGGAGCAACACCAGGAAATCCCCACAGTGAAAAATATTAGACGAAAGGTTCTAAGAATCCACTATGATAGGAAGCCCTTCAGATGTGAGGAGTGTGGGAAATGCTTCAGCTATTTTTCTTACTATGTTAGACATCAGAGAATCCACACTGGGGAGAAACCCTTTGAGTGTAATGAGTGTGGAAAAGCCTTTAATGGCAATTCTTCATTAATTCGACATCAGAGAATCCACACCGGTGAGAAACCCTATCAGTGTGAAGAGTGTGGGAGAGCCTTTAATGATAATGCAAATCTGGTCAGGCATCAGAGAATCCACAGTGGGGACAGACCCTATCTCTGTAGGGAGTGTGGAAATGGTTTCACCAGTAGTTCTGAGTTTGTTATACACcagagaattcacactggagagaaaccttatgagTGTAATGAGTGTGGAAAAGCTTTTGTTGGTAATTCACCACTTCTGCGACATCAGAAaatccacactggagagaaaccatatgagTGTAATGAGTGTGGCAAAAGCTTTGGAAGGACTTCTCATCTTAGTCAGCATCAGCGTATTCACACAGGGGAAAAGCCTTACTCTTGTAAAATATGTGGGCAAGCCTTCAATTTCCATACAAAACTAACTCGGCACCAGCGAGTCCACAGTGAGGTGAAACCTTTTGACTGTATATGTTGTGAAAAAGTGTTTAGTACTCAGGCTCAGTTGAAAAGGCATCGAAGAATCCATATTCAGGAGACCTCCTGTGATGAGTGTGGAAAAGTCTTCACTAGCAAAAGAAATCTGCTTCAGCATCAAAGAGTCCATACTAGAAAGAAACCCTGTGAATATGTCAAGTATGAAAAAACCTTTAGGACATCTTCCCAGCTAGATTGTGTCCACCCTGGAGAGAAGCCTGTGCTGGATGTCGGTTGTTTTGGGCTCCCAGAATTTTTTACCCCCTTTTACTGGTAA